CCCAGTCCATCCCCAGGGTCTTTTCCtggtccctcccagtgcccccaatccatcccagtgccccccaatccatcccagtgcccccccagtccatcccagtccatctcagtgccctcccagtgcccccagtccatcccagtgccccctcccagtccatcccagtccatcccagtgcctgccagtccatcccagtccatctcagtgccctcccagtgcccccaatCCATCCCAGTCCCCGccagtccatcccagtgccccccaatccatcccagtgccccccaatCCATCCCAGTGCCCgccagtccatcccagtccatctcagtgccctcccagtgccctcccggtccatcccagtgccccctcccagtccatcccagagccccctcccagtccatcccagtgccccccaatccatcccagtgcccccctagtccatcccagtccatcccagtgccctcccagtgcccccagtccatcccagtgccccctcccagtccatcccagtgcccccctcccagtccatcccagtgccccctcccagtccatcccagagccccccaatccatcccagtgccctcccggtccatcccagtgccccctcccagtccatcccagagcccccccaatccatcccagtgccctcccggtccatcccagtgccccctcccagtccatcccagagcccccccagtccatcccagtgccctcccagtccATCCAGAGCCCCCCAatccatcccagtgccccccagtccatcccagagcccccagtccatcccagtgccccccagtccatcccagtgccctcccagtccatcccagtgccccccagtccatcccagtgccctcccaggTCCATCCCGGCGCGCCGTACCTCCCCCCTTCTCGTTGCGGATGCGCCGGTTGAACTCCTTCCCCTCCAGGCAGAGCCAGTCCTCGCCGGGCGGCAGGATGCCGCACTTGGCCGCGATGGCCCGCGCCGTGTTCAGGTTGTCCCCCGGTCACCATCCGCACCGTGATCCCGGCCCGCTGGCACTTCCGGATGGCCTCGGGCACCtgcggcgcccgcccgcccgctcggACCCCCGCCCGCGCGCCACACgcctgtccctgtgtcccacgcctgccccacgcgtgtccccatgtcccacacgtgccccacgcctgccccacgcctgccccacgcctgcccccgTGTCCCACACGTGCACCACacgtgtccccgtgtcccacacgtgccccacgcctgcccccgTGCCCCACACGTGCACCACacgtgtcccccgtgtcccacacgtgccccacgcctgcccccgTGCCCCACACGTGCACCAcacatgtccctgtgtcccacACGTGTCCCATgcctgccccacgcctgccccatGTCCCACACGTGCCCCCACACGTGTCCCCACacctgtccccgtgtcccacaCGTGCCCCACACgtgccccacgcctgcccccgTGTCCCACACGTGCCCTacgtgtgtccccatgtccccacatgtGCCCCATGactgccccacgcctgcccccgTGTCCCACGcctgcccccgtgtccccacacgTGCACCACacgtgtcccccatgtcccacaCGTGTCCCCACGCCTGCCCCTGTGTCCCACATGTGTCCCATGCCTGCCCCACacctgtccccatgtcccacacgtgccccacacctgccccatGTCCCACACGTGCCCCACACGTGTCCCACacctgtccccgtgtcccacaCGTGCCTCACGCCTGCCCCAcacatgtccccatgtcccacacgtgccccacgcctgcccccgtgtcccacacgtgccccacgcctgcccccgTGTCCTCCCTCTGTCCCACACCTGTCCCACGCCTGTCCCATGCGTGTCCCCATGttctccccatgtcccccgtcCCCGCGTCCCTCTGCGGCCACCCGCTGCCCCGCGTCCCTGcgccccccacgtccccccatCCTCCCTGCATCCCCGCGTGTCCatgccccacgtcccccccgtccccatgtcccccgcgtgtcccctgctcccccccaaCATGCCCCGTATCCCATGTCCCCGCAATctccgtgtccctgtccccccaacATGCCtgatgtccccatgtcccctgcatgtcccccatccccccaaCATGCCCGATGGGCCCATGTCCCCtgcatgtccccatgtcccctgcatgtccccatgtcccctgcatgtccccatgtcccccccgtccccatgtcccccgtccccacgtccccccaatccccacatcccccccatGTCCCGTCCCCAAAACACgctgtgtcccccatgtccccacgcccccccatgtcccccatccccccaaCACgccgtgtccccacgtcccccccatccccacgtcccccccatgccccccgtCCCAACACGCtgtgtccccacgccccccccacctcccctgtcccccccatgtcccccatccccccaacaagccatgtccccatgtccccacgtccccccatccccatgtccccccatatccccacgccccccccacctccccccatGTCCCgtccccccacgccccccccatgtccccacatccccacgtccgccccatgtccccccgtcccccccacacgccgtgtccccatgccccccccatgtccccacgcccccccatgtcccctgtccccaattccccacacccccccaccctccccccacgtcccccccatgtcccccacatcccccccacctcccccccatgtccccacgtccccaggtcccccctgtgtccccacgccccccccatgtcccccgtccccccgtgtccccccccatgtccccacatccccccacgtcccccccgtgtccccacgccccccccatgtccccacatccccccgtGTccgccccatgtccccccgtccccccgtgtctgccccatgtccccacatcccccccacgtcccccccacgtccccacgcccccccccatgtcccccacatccccccatgtcccccccatgtccccacatcccccccacgtcccccccacgtccccacgccccccccatgtccccacatccccccatgtccccccccatgtccccacatcccccccacgtccccacgcccccccccatgtccccacatccccccatgtccccccccatgtccccacatcccccccacgtcccccccatgtccccacgccccccccatgtcccctgtccccaattccccacacccccccacctcccccccatgtcccctgtccccccacgtccccgtgtccccacgctcccccatgtccccacatcccccccacgtcccccccatgtccccaggtcccccccacgtccccacgcccccccccatgtcccctgtccccccgtgtcccccccatgtcccccacatcccccccacgccccccccgtgtcccccccatgtccccacatcccccgtcccccccccacgccgtgtccccgtgtccccctgtccccacgccccccccatgtcccccccccgccgccgcacCTCGGGGCGCACGGGGTCCTCGATGCCGACGGACGGCGATGCAGGTGAGCTCGCCCACCACGGCGGCCTCGTCGTCCCAGGGGGGCTCGGGGCGCGGGGGGAAGTCGCGGAAGGCCAGCACCAGCGTGCgcagcccggccgccgccaTGGGCTCCACCACCTTGCGCGCCACCTGCTCCCGCTCCTGCGGGCCGAACGCCCgcgcctccccgccggcccccaGCACGGCGCAGCACCTGCGGGCACCGCgcgtggcgtggcgtggcgtggcgtggcgtggGGCCGCCCCCCGAAACGCGTCCTCGGGTGCCACGCgtgccccacgcctgccccacacctgccccacgcctgcccccgTGTCCCACACCTGCCCCACACATGTCCACGTGCCCCACACCTGCCCCCGTGTCCCACGCCTGCCCTACGCCTGCCCCCGTGTcccacgcctgccccacacGTGTCCCCATATCCCACACgtgccccacgcctgcccccgTGTCCCACGCCTGCCCCAAACCTGCCCCACAcgtgtccctgtgtcccacACATACCCCACGCCTGCCCCCATGTcccacgcctgccccacgcctgccccacacATGTCCCCATATCCCACATGTGCCCCACACCTGCCCCCGTGTCCCACACCTGCCCCATGCCTGCCCCAcgtgtccctgtgtcccacACGCCTCACatgtgtccccgtgtcccacacgtgccccacacctgcccccgtgtcccacacctgccccacgcctgccgTGTCCCACACGTGTCCCACATGTGCCCCCGTGTCCCACACGtgccccacacctgccccacACGTGTCCCACGCCTGCCCCCGTGTCCCACACCTGCCCCACacgtgtccccgtgtcccacatgtgccccacgcctgccccggTGTCCCACacctgccccacacctgccccacacgtgtccccgtgtcccacatgtgccccacgcctgcccccgtgtcccacacctgccccacacctgccccacacgtgtccccgtgtcccacatgtgccccacgcctgcccccgtgtcccacacctgccccacacctgccccacacgtgtccccgtgtcccacatgtgccccacgcctgcccccgtgtcccacgcctgccccacgcctgccccacaTGTGTCCCCATATCCCACACatgccccacgcctgcccccgTGTCCCACACGtgccccacgcgtgtccccgtgtcccacacgtgccccacgcctgccccacgcctgcccccgTGTCCATTTCAGGGGGACGGATACGGGGGTCGGGGGACAGACACGGGGGGACCCTCAGCGGCGCGGGAGGATCCCGGGGGCAtctcggggggggggagcccaaGCATCCCCGTCGTGTCCCCAAGGGGCACTTTTTGGGGTGTGGGACCCCCCCGTTGCACAGGAGGATCCCGGGGGGGcctgctgggggggctgggtgtccccaggggcgTTTGGGGGCGTAGACCCCCCTCCCCTGCGCAGGGGGACCTCGGAGACCCCTCgcaggggtccccagggacgTTTGGGGGCGCAGACCCCCCTCACCTGCGCAGGGGGATCTCAGAGGCCCCTCCCAGGGACGTTTCGGGGCGCAGACCCCCCTCCCCTGCGCAGGGGGATCTCGGAGGCCCCTCgcaggggtccccagggacgTTTGGGGGCGCAGACCCCCCTCCCCTGCGCAGGGGGACCTCGGAGACCCCTcccaggggtccccaggggcgTTTCGGGGCGCAGACCCCCCTCACCTGCGCAGGGGGACCTCGGAGACCCCTcccaggggtccccaggggcgTTTCGGGGCGCAGACCCCCCTCCCCTGCGCAGGGGGACCTCGGAGACCCCTCCCAGGGACGTTTGGGGGCGCAGACCCCCCTCACCTGCGCAGGGGGACCTCGGAGACCCCTcccaggggtccccaggggcgTTTCGGGGCGCAGACCCCCCTCACCTGCGCAGGGGGACCTCGGAGACCCCTCCCAGGGACGTTTGGGGGCGCAGACCCCCCTCACCTGCGCAGGGGGACCTCGGAGACCCCTcccaggggtccccaggggcgTTTCGGGGCGCAGACCCCCCTCACCTGTGCAGGGGGACCTCGGAGACCCCTcccaggggtccccaggggcgTTTCGGGGCGCAGACCCCCCTCCCCTGCGCAGGGGGACCTCGGAGAGCCCTCCCAGGGGCGTTTCGGGGCGCAGACCCCCCTCACCTGCGCAGCAGGATCTCGGAGGCGCCCTTGCTGTAGAGGCGGAAGCCGCCGGCGGGCAGGCGGGTGACGGTGCTCATGGACTTGCGGACGGAGTTGAAGGTGTAGACCTTGTGCAGCCGCTCCTCGGGCACCTGCGCCCGCACGGCCTCGTAGTCCCGCCGCAGCgccagcaccagccccagcagcgcGCACTCCGTCTTGTTCCCCACCTGCCgcggcagccccccccgccgtctcggggggctgggggccgcgggggggggcgggaggggggcagaggtggggcGGCAGGGGCGGGTAGGGGGTAGCagggggggatgtgggggccGGGGGGACAGAGGTGGGGGGTCGGGGGTGGAggcaggggtcaggggggaCAGAtatggggggccggggggggatatggggggccgggggggacaGCCACAGGGGTCAGGGGTGGATACAGGGGTCAAGGGGGGGGGATATGGGGGTCCAGGGGGACAGATATGGGGTCAGGGAGACAGACATGGGGGTCCGGGGTGGATACAGGGGTCGGGGGGGGACAGACATGGGGGTCAGGGAGACAGACACGGGGGTCCGGGGTGGATACAGGGGTCGGGGGGGGACAGACATGGGGGTCAGGGGGACAGACACGGGGGTCCGGGGTGGATACAGGGGTCAGGGGGGACAGATATGGGGGTCCAGGGGGACAGACATGGGGGTCCGGGGTGGATACAGAGGTCCAGAGGGACAGATGTGGGGGTCCGGGGTGGATACAGGGGTCGGGGGGGACAGACATGGGGGTCAGGGGGACAGACACGGGGGTCCGGGGTGGATacgggggtcaggggggacaGATATGGGGGTCCAgggggacagacagacatggGGGTCCGGGGTGGATACAGAGGTCCAGAGGGACAGATGTGGGGGTCCGGGGTGGATACAGGGGTCGGGGGGGACAGACATGGGGGTCAGGGGGACAGACATGGGGGTCCGGGGTGGATACAGAGGTCCAGAGGGACAGATGTGGGGGTCCAGGGTGGATACAGGGGTCGGGGGGGGACAGACATGGGGGTCAGGGGGACAGACACGGGGGTCCGGGGTGGATacgggggtcaggggggacaGATATGGGGGTCCAgggggacagacagacatggGGGTCCGGGGTGGATACAGAGGTCCAGAGGGACAGATGTGGGGGTCCGGGGTGGATACAGGGGTCGGGGGGGACAGACATGGGGGTCAGGGGGACAGACATGGGGGTCCGGGGTGGATACAGAGGTCCAGAGGGACAGATGTGGGGGTCCAGGGTGGATACAGGGGTCGGGGGGGGACAGACATGGGGGTCAGGGGGACAGACACGGGGGTCCGGGGTGGATacgggggtcaggggggacaGATATGGGGGTCCAGGGGGACAGACATGGGGGTCCGGGGTGGATacgggggtcaggggggacaGATATGGGGGTCCAGGGGGACAGACATGGGGGTCCGGGGTGGATacgggggtcaggggggacaGACATGGGGTCGGGGGGACAGATATGGGGTCAGGAGGATGGATATGGGGGTCCAGGGGGACAGACACGGGGGTCCGGGGTGGATATGGGCATCAGGGGGATGGATACGGGGGTCAGGGGGATGCATACGGGGGTCAGGGGGATGGATACGGGGGTCAGGGGGACGGATATGGGGTCAGGGGGACGGATACGGGGGTCAGGGGGACGGATATGCGGGTCCAGGGTGGATATGGGGTCAGGGGGATAGATACGGGGGTCCGGATATGGGCATCAGGGGGACGGATACAGGGGTCCAGGGGGACAGACACGGGGGTCCAGGGTGGATATGGGCATCGGGGGGATGGATACGGGGGTCAGGGGGACGGATACGGGGTCAGGGGGATGGATACGGGGGTCCGGGGGATGGATACGGGGGTCCGGGGTGGATATGGGGTCAGGAGGACGGATACGGGGGTCCGGGGAGACAGATACGGGGGTCCGGGGTGGATATGGGCATCAGGGGGACGGATACGGGGGTCGGGGGGACAGACACAGGGTGGGGGGGACAGACACGGGACGGGGAGGGGGCAAAGAAGGGCCGTtaggggcaggcagcagcgagCGGGGTCACagaggggtccctgggggcgtggggtgaccccccccaggggcccagagccccccaggcTCGGCCGCGGggtcccagctccccagggggGGTCCCCGAGGCGCCCCGGGCCCCGTCCCCTCACCAGGATCTTGGTGGTGTAGGCGCTGTTGATGGCGATGGCCTGGACGAGGAGGTCGAGGGTGCGGGGGGCGACGGCGGCGGGGTCGGGGGGCGCGCGGAAGTGGGTGTCCCCCAGGAAGGCCTGCACCACCGTCATGCGGTTGGTGGTGAGCGTCCCCGTCTTGTCGGAGCAGATGGCCGTGGCGTTGCCCATCGTCTCGCAGGCGTCCAGGTGCCGCACCAGGTTGTTGTCCCGCATCATTTTctggggaggggcgggggggggggagaggcggGAGGAGgtgtggggggcacccagcggcacccccggggcgggggacgcggcggagggctgggaggggggcgGTCGGGGAGGGGACggagggacggacggacggagccGCAGGGAGGACGGACGGAGGGATGGGCTGGGGGACGGGCGGGCGGAGAGCTCTGGAGGTGGGCTTGGAGGAGAGGCGGAGGggtggacagatggatggagggGTGGACGGACAGGCGGAGGggtggacagatggatggagggGTGGACGGACAGGCGGAGGggtggacagatggatggagggGTGGACGGACAGGCGGAGGggtggacagatggatggagggGTGGACGGACAGGCGGAGGggtggacagatggatggagggGTGGACGGACAGGCGGAGGggtggacagatggatggagggGTAGGACGGACAGGCGGAGGggtggacagatggatggagggGTAGGACGGACAGGCGGAGGggtggacagatggatggagggGTAGGACGGACAGGCGGAGGGGTAGGACGGACAGGCGGAGGggtggacagatggatggagggGTAGGACGGACAGGCGGAGGGGTAGGACGGACAGGCGGAGGggtggacagatggatggagggGTAGGACGGACAGGCGGAGGGGTGGACGGACAGGCAGAGGGGTAGGACGGACAGGCAGAGGggtggacagatggatggagggGTAGGACGGACAGGCGGAGGGGTGGACGGACAGGCAGAGGGGTAGGACGGACAGGCGGAGGggtggacagatggatggagggGTGGACGGACAGGCGGAGGggtggacagatggatggagggGTGGACGGACAGGCGGAGGggtggacagatggatggagggGTAGGACGGACAGGCGGAGGggtggacagatggatggagggGTAGGACGGACAGGCGGAGGggtggacagatggatggagggGTGGACGGACAGGCGGAGGggtggacagatggatggagggGTAGGACGGACAGGCGGAGGGGTGGACGGACAGGCGGAGGGGTGGACGGACAGGCGGATGGAGGggtggacagatggatggaggAGTAGAATGGACAGGTGGAGGGGTAGACGGACAGACGGAGGAGTAGACAAGACAGACGGAGGAGTAGACAGGCAGACAGGTATACAGACAGGCACAGGGGTAGaacagacaggcagacagacaggcGGAGGAGTAGACAGACAGACGGAATGGTAGACGAATGGAAAAGAGCttggaggagaggcagaggaatGGGGAAATGGAGGGATGGATGTGGAGAACGGACAGACAGGGATGGATGACCCTGGAGGACGGACAGACAGGGATGGATGTGGAGGACGGACAGACAGGGATGGATGACCCTGGAGGACGGACAGACAGGGATGGATGACCTtggaggacagacagacagggatGGATGACCCTGGAGGATGGACAGACAGGGATGGATGTGGAGGACGGACAGACAGGGATGGATGACCCTGGAGGATGGACAGACAGGGATGGATGACCCTGGAGGATGGACAGACAGGGATGGATGTGGAGGACGGACAGACAGGGATGGATGACCCTGGAGGACGGACAGACAGGGATGGATGACCCTGGAGGATGGACAGACAGGGATGGATGTGGAGGACGGACAGACAGGGATGGATGACCTtggaggacagacagacagggatGGATGACCCTGGAGGATGGACAGACAGGGATGGATGACCCTGGAGGATGGACAGACAGGGATGGATGTGGAGGACGGACAGACAGGGATGGATGTGGAGGACGGACAGACAGGGATGGATGACCCTGGAGGACGGACAGACAGGGATGGATGACCCTGGAGGACGGACAGACAGGGATGGATGTGGAGGACGGACAGACAGGGATGGATGACCCTGGAGGACGGACAGACAGGGATGGATGACCTTGGAGGACGGACAGACAGGGATGGATGTGGAGGACGGACAGACAGGGATGGATGACCCTGGAGGACGGACAGGAACGGAGAACGCGGCCAGGGAAGCTTGGAAAGGGGACAGAGGGACGGATCTACGGTGGGATGGACGAGCTTTGGGGACGGGCGGATGAAGGGACGGAGGAGCAGACAGACAGAGCAGCTcggcagacagacagacagggagACAGGGAAGACGAGCGGGAGCTTGGGGGACAGACAGAGTGACGGATGGGTGGACGGACAAGCTTCGAGGACGGAAGGAAGGACGGAGGAGCCGGAGCAGGGCCGGaggacaggcaggcagagggacGGAGGCGAGCAGAAGCTCGGCGGACAGACAGAGGGACGGATGGGTGGGTGGAGGAGCTCTGAGGACAGACGGACGGGGCGCTGGGAGGGCCTGACCTTGACGGAGTAGGCGAGGGAGATGGTGACGGCCAGCGGCAGCCCCTCGGGGACGGCCACCACCAGGACGGTGACGCCGATGATGAAGAACTTGACCCAGTACTGGACGTAGACGGGGGTGCACTCGGCCAGCCAGGGCCGGCCCTCCACCACGAAGGTCTCGATGACGAAGTAGAGCACCAGGATGATCACCGTCACCGCCGACATCACCAGCCCTGCCGCACGGCACCCTCAGGCGCCCGccggcggggagcagggggggacGGGCCGCGGCGCGGAGGGGGACGTCCCCGGCACGGCGGGGACCGCGGCGTCCGGGCGCCCACCTGCCTTGCCGATCTGCACGGCCAGCTTGGTCAGCTTGCCCTGCAGCACCGACTTCTCCTTCTTGGGGCCGCTGCTCCGCTTCCGCTCCCGCTCCTCCACGTCGCCGCCTTCCGCGCTCTTCAGCGGCTGCATCTCCATCGCCACCGCCCCGTCCTGCTTCTTGGCTGCGGACACCGGCACGGCCCCGTCGGCGGCTGGGGGGGATGCGCGCGCGTcgcggcccccgcccggccccggcgagGGATCCCGGCGCACCTTTGCTCTGCAGGTTCTCCACCGCGCCGTCCTGGGGCTTGCCTGCGGCAGAAGGACGGACGGCGCCGGCGTCAGGCGGGACGAGACGCCAGGGGGGAGGATGgggttggggacccccccacgtCAACGCGAACGGGGACGAGGCGAGGCCGGAGGAAGGACTCGGCCCGCGGAGCGGCTGCAGGCGGGAGGAGATGAAGCCCGGGCGGCCGGAGGCCATGGGGGTCACTCCGGATCGAGGGAGACCACATCCGGAGCACCTCGGCCCAGCTGGACCCAACATGGAGTCGCTCTGGGTTGGGACAGGACCGGGATGGAGCTCTGGAGCCCATCCATGGTCAATCCAGTCAACGCGGAGTCGCTCCAGGTTGGGACACGACCGGGACGGAGCTCTGCAGCCCATCCATGGTCAATCCGGGGTCAACGCGGAGTCGCTCTGGGTTGGGACAGGACCGGGACGGAGCTCTGGAGCCCATCCATGGTCAATCCGGGGTCAACGCGGAGTCGCTCCGGGTTGGGACAGGACCGGGACGGAGCTCTGGAGCCCATCCATGGTCAATCCAGTCAACGCGGAGTCGCTCCAGGTTGGGACACGACCGGGACGGAGCTCTGCAGCCCATCCATGGTCAATCCGGGGTCAACGCGGAGTCGCTCCGGGTTGGGACAGGACGGGGACGGAGCTCTGGAGCCCATCCATGGTCAATCCGGGGTCAACGCGGAGTCGCTCCGGGTTGGGACAGGACCGGGATGGAGCTCTGGAGCCCATCCATGGTCAATCCAGTCAACATGGAGTCGCTCCGGGTTGGGACAGGACCGGGACGGAGCTCTGCAGCCCATCCATGGTCAATCCAGTCAACATGGAGTCGCTCCGGGTTGGGACAGGACCGGGACGGAGCTCTGGAGCCCATCCATGGTCAATCCGGGGTCAACGCGGAGTCGCTCCGGGTTGGGACAGGACCGGGACGGAGCTCTGGAGCCCATCCATGGTCAATCCGGGGTCAACGCGGAGTCGCTCCGGGTTGGGACACGACCGGGACGGAGCTCTGGAGCCCATCCATGGTCAATCCAGTCAACATGGAGTCGCTCCGGGTTGGGACAGGACGGGGACGGAGCTCTGGAGCCCATCCATGGTCAATCCGGGGTCAACGCGGAGTCGCTCCGGGTTGGGACAGGACCGGGACGGAGCTCTGGAGCCCATCCATGGTCAATCCAGTCAACATGGAGTCGCTCCGGGTTGGGACAGGACCGGGACGGAGCTCTGCAGCCCATCCATGGTCAATCCAGTCAACATGGAGTCGCTCCGGGTTGGGACAGGACCAGGACGGAGCTCTGGAGCCCATCCATGGTCAATCCGGGGTC
The sequence above is drawn from the Pelecanus crispus isolate bPelCri1 chromosome 24 unlocalized genomic scaffold, bPelCri1.pri SUPER_24_unloc_1, whole genome shotgun sequence genome and encodes:
- the LOC142596789 gene encoding LOW QUALITY PROTEIN: plasma membrane calcium-transporting ATPase 3-like (The sequence of the model RefSeq protein was modified relative to this genomic sequence to represent the inferred CDS: deleted 4 bases in 4 codons); the encoded protein is MGDLANSAGEAGPGGGFGCSLAELRALMELRGAEALLKVQEAYGDVHGLCRRLRTSPTDGLSEGAAELERRRQVFGQNWIPPKRPKTFAELVWEALQDVTLIILEVAAVVSLGLSFYAPPSGDTQACGHASGGAEDEGEAEAGWIEGAAILLSVACVVLVTAFNDWSKERQFRGLQSRIEQEQRFAVVRHGRQAQVPVAELVVGDVAQVKYGDLLPADGVLIQGNDLKIDESALTGESDHVRKSVDKDPMLLSGTHVMEGSGKMVVTAVGVNSQSGIIFTLLGAGGEEEEEKKEKKGKPQDGAVENLQSKAKKQDGAVAMEMQPLKSAEGGDVEERERKRSSGPKKEKSVLQGKLTKLAVQIGKAGLVMSAVTVIILVLYFVIETFVVEGRPWLAECTPVYVQYWVKFFIIGVTVLVVAVPEGLPLAVTISLAYSVKKMMRDNNLVRHLDACETMGNATAICSDKTGTLTTNRMTVVQAFLGDTHFRAPPDPAAVAPRTLDLLVQAIAINSAYTTKILPPETAGGLPRQVGNKTECALLGLVLALRRDYEAVRAQVPEERLHKVYTFNSVRKSMSTVTRLPAGGFRLYSKGASEILLRRCCAVLGAGGEARAFGPQEREQVARKVVEPMAAAGLRTLVLAFRDFPPRPEPPWDDEAAVVGELTCIAVVGIEDPVRPEVPEAIRKCQRAGITVRMVTGDNLNTARAIAAKCGILPPGEDWLCLEGKEFNRRIRNEKGG